The Methanocaldococcus jannaschii DSM 2661 genome has a segment encoding these proteins:
- a CDS encoding TIGR00304 family membrane protein → MKPILIFLGIILMFIGFFMITLGMILPSSQENYEKPETEKTESSVEYSGIVMIGPIPIVFGNSPGLMILSVLIAILMIIWMFLFAFGIRIK, encoded by the coding sequence ATGAAGCCAATATTAATATTTTTAGGGATTATTTTAATGTTTATTGGATTTTTTATGATAACTTTAGGAATGATTCTACCAAGTTCTCAAGAAAATTACGAAAAACCAGAAACTGAAAAAACTGAAAGTAGTGTGGAATATTCTGGAATTGTAATGATAGGACCTATACCAATTGTCTTTGGGAATTCTCCTGGTTTGATGATTCTATCTGTATTAATAGCAATATTGATGATTATCTGGATGTTTTTATTTGCTTTTGGGATAAGAATAAAATAA
- a CDS encoding adenosylcobinamide amidohydrolase, producing the protein MIEKVLEMDDWKAYKIPHTVEIDGMVEETKTLIIEFKNKRKVLSTREGFKEVKYVGNHSIPVPFWDKVHNYKDYENQVLNKIGIKKEDIALLSTGANMDNLAVAKEEFDEFYVVAFTTAGAKHNAIRLGDEEADYIEKDFKTYKIVDGKIVPKEEIGTVNIILITNANLTDGAMARAIITITEAKTNAFQELNIRSTKHPELQATGTGTDNIVVVKGFGSGVDYTGGHTKMGEMIAKAVKRSVIEALIKQDKIKI; encoded by the coding sequence ATGATAGAAAAAGTTTTAGAGATGGATGACTGGAAAGCATACAAAATTCCTCATACAGTAGAGATTGATGGCATGGTTGAGGAAACAAAAACATTAATAATTGAGTTTAAAAATAAAAGGAAGGTTTTATCAACAAGAGAAGGATTTAAAGAGGTTAAATATGTAGGAAATCACTCAATCCCTGTTCCATTTTGGGACAAAGTTCATAACTACAAGGACTATGAAAATCAGGTTTTAAATAAAATTGGTATTAAAAAGGAAGATATAGCATTGTTATCAACTGGAGCGAATATGGATAACTTGGCAGTTGCAAAGGAAGAGTTTGATGAATTCTATGTCGTTGCTTTTACAACTGCAGGAGCTAAGCATAACGCTATAAGATTAGGAGATGAAGAAGCTGATTATATTGAAAAGGATTTCAAAACCTACAAAATAGTTGATGGAAAGATTGTGCCTAAGGAAGAGATAGGGACAGTTAATATCATTTTAATAACAAACGCTAATCTAACCGATGGAGCTATGGCAAGGGCAATAATAACAATAACTGAAGCTAAAACTAACGCTTTCCAAGAGCTAAATATAAGAAGCACAAAACATCCAGAACTTCAAGCTACTGGAACTGGAACAGATAATATAGTTGTTGTTAAAGGGTTTGGTAGTGGAGTAGATTACACCGGAGGACATACAAAGATGGGTGAGATGATAGCAAAGGCAGTTAAAAGGAGTGTGATTGAGGCATTAATAAAACAGGATAAGATAAAAATTTAA
- a CDS encoding biotin--[acetyl-CoA-carboxylase] ligase — MEIIHLSEIDSTNDYAKELAKEGKRNFIVLADKQNNGKGRWGRVWYSDEGGLYFSMVLDSKLYNPKVINLLVPICIIEVLKNYVDKELGLKFPNDIMVKVNDNYKKLGGILTELTDDYMIIGIGINVNNQIRNEIREIAISLKEITGKELDKVEILSNFLKTFESYLEKLKNKEIDDYEILKKYKKYSITIGKQVKILLSNNEIITGKVYDIDFDGIVLGTEKGIERIPSGICIHVR; from the coding sequence ATGGAAATTATACATTTAAGTGAAATTGATTCAACAAACGACTATGCCAAAGAGTTAGCAAAAGAAGGGAAAAGGAATTTTATTGTGTTGGCTGATAAACAAAATAATGGGAAAGGAAGATGGGGAAGAGTTTGGTATTCTGATGAGGGAGGATTATATTTCTCAATGGTCTTAGATTCTAAACTATATAATCCAAAAGTTATCAATTTATTAGTCCCTATTTGTATTATTGAGGTATTAAAAAACTATGTAGATAAAGAACTTGGTTTAAAGTTTCCAAATGATATAATGGTTAAAGTAAATGATAATTATAAAAAGCTTGGGGGAATATTAACTGAACTAACTGATGATTACATGATTATAGGAATTGGAATAAATGTAAATAACCAGATAAGAAATGAGATTAGAGAAATAGCAATCTCTTTAAAAGAAATTACTGGGAAAGAACTTGATAAGGTAGAGATACTTAGCAATTTTCTAAAAACCTTTGAAAGCTACTTAGAAAAACTTAAAAATAAAGAAATAGATGACTACGAAATATTAAAAAAATATAAAAAATACTCAATAACCATTGGAAAGCAGGTAAAAATCCTCTTATCAAACAATGAAATTATTACAGGAAAAGTTTATGATATAGACTTTGATGGCATTGTCTTAGGAACTGAAAAAGGCATTGAAAGAATCCCTTCTGGAATTTGCATCCATGTAAGATAA
- a CDS encoding 2,3-bisphosphoglycerate-independent phosphoglycerate mutase, whose amino-acid sequence MKKGKCVIFIIDGLGDRPNEKGLTPLKEAKTPTMDKIAKEGICGLMNAIDIGIRPGSDTAHLAILGYNPYEVYTGRGPLEAFGVGLDLKEGDIAFRCNFATVDENFVVLDRRAGRISPEEAEELEKEIDGLEIDGVKVIFKSSKGYRGALVLRGEGLSCRVSDGDPHEEGVKVSEIKPLDDSEEAKRTAEILNKLLKIVYEKLNNHPINEERRKKGLPPANIILPRGAGVVPKIEKFSEKYNMKGACICGTGLIKGMAKMIGLDVIEVEGATGTPKTNFMGKAKALVEALKEYDFVLVNVKGADEASHDGNYELKKEVLEKIDEMLAYVFEHINKDEVYFVLTGDHSTPIEMKDHSADPIPIVIWGKSVRVDDVTEFNEFACAKGALHWIKGEHVMKILLDLTGRNEKFGA is encoded by the coding sequence ATGAAAAAGGGAAAGTGTGTAATTTTTATTATAGATGGATTAGGAGACAGACCAAATGAGAAGGGTTTAACCCCTCTAAAGGAGGCAAAGACCCCAACAATGGATAAAATTGCCAAGGAAGGGATTTGCGGTTTAATGAATGCCATAGATATTGGTATAAGGCCAGGAAGTGACACAGCCCACTTAGCTATCTTAGGCTACAACCCTTACGAGGTTTATACTGGTAGAGGACCTTTAGAAGCTTTTGGTGTTGGCTTAGATTTAAAGGAGGGAGATATAGCATTTAGATGTAATTTTGCCACTGTTGATGAGAACTTTGTTGTTTTAGATAGGAGGGCTGGGAGAATAAGCCCTGAAGAAGCTGAAGAGTTAGAGAAGGAGATTGATGGTTTAGAGATTGATGGTGTTAAAGTTATCTTTAAATCTTCTAAGGGATATAGAGGAGCTTTAGTTTTGAGAGGAGAAGGCTTATCATGCAGAGTTAGCGATGGGGACCCACATGAAGAGGGAGTTAAGGTTAGCGAGATAAAGCCATTGGATGATTCAGAAGAGGCAAAGAGAACAGCAGAGATTTTAAATAAATTATTAAAGATTGTTTATGAAAAGTTAAACAACCACCCAATAAATGAGGAGAGGAGAAAGAAGGGCTTACCTCCAGCTAACATAATACTGCCAAGAGGAGCTGGAGTTGTTCCAAAGATAGAGAAGTTCTCTGAAAAATACAACATGAAAGGGGCTTGTATCTGTGGAACTGGATTAATAAAGGGAATGGCTAAGATGATTGGTTTGGATGTTATAGAGGTTGAGGGAGCTACTGGAACACCGAAGACAAACTTCATGGGCAAAGCTAAAGCTTTAGTTGAGGCTTTAAAGGAGTATGATTTTGTTTTAGTGAATGTTAAAGGTGCTGATGAAGCAAGCCATGATGGTAACTATGAACTTAAAAAAGAAGTTTTGGAGAAAATAGATGAGATGCTTGCCTATGTATTTGAGCACATAAATAAGGATGAGGTTTATTTTGTTTTGACTGGAGACCATTCAACACCAATAGAGATGAAAGACCACTCAGCAGACCCTATTCCAATAGTTATCTGGGGAAAGAGTGTCAGAGTTGATGATGTTACAGAGTTTAACGAATTTGCATGTGCTAAAGGAGCTTTACATTGGATTAAGGGAGAGCATGTAATGAAAATATTATTGGACTTAACTGGAAGAAATGAGAAATTTGGTGCTTAA
- a CDS encoding B12-binding domain-containing radical SAM protein translates to MKALIIDCLASGDGKRILARDVIGAGPRTVKGILQSEGIEAKITPVEDLDIKDIKKYNLIFISAMTSDFKCVKKLVERIRLKTDSKIIVGGPIANDINILEKIEADISIVGEGEITIRELIKKDFDAEDVKGTTYWDYNEDELKINPLREILTDLKLITPSTEIKDYKNYFSARVYVEVVRGCSNFKRPLLLCTNKKCNLCENGTLKCPLNINPGCGFCSVPSVFGYARSRDEEDILKEVEALLKEGVNRIVLSAPDFLDYKRGEKLINPYFPEPNYEAIESLLSKCKDLADKYNANVLIENIKANLFNEKVAEIFSKYLKTPIYIGCESGDKNHCKLLGRPTTPDDVLKAVKIAKKYNLKAQVYFIYGLPGENEETAKNTVNFMHKIKNYIDKITVYKFRPLPMSAFQNFKPNITKYSLLIRETANKINLEIKKKYIGRVLEVIISERHFRNKRDAIGYLPDSGLMVVVKDGAKFIGKTKKVKIIKAYEKYLEGRILKTWLCKY, encoded by the coding sequence ATGAAAGCATTAATTATTGATTGTTTAGCCTCTGGTGATGGGAAAAGAATTTTAGCAAGGGACGTTATTGGAGCTGGGCCAAGAACAGTTAAAGGTATTTTGCAAAGTGAAGGTATTGAAGCTAAGATAACACCAGTAGAGGACTTAGATATTAAAGATATAAAAAAATACAACCTAATTTTTATTAGTGCAATGACCTCTGACTTTAAATGTGTTAAAAAATTAGTAGAAAGAATTAGATTAAAAACAGACAGTAAGATAATTGTTGGAGGCCCTATAGCTAACGACATAAACATTTTGGAAAAAATAGAGGCGGATATAAGTATAGTTGGAGAGGGAGAGATAACAATAAGGGAATTAATAAAAAAGGATTTTGATGCTGAAGATGTTAAAGGAACAACATATTGGGATTATAATGAGGATGAGTTAAAAATAAATCCCCTAAGGGAAATTTTAACTGATTTAAAGCTAATAACTCCCTCAACTGAAATTAAAGATTATAAAAACTACTTCTCTGCGAGAGTTTATGTTGAAGTTGTTAGAGGTTGCAGCAATTTTAAAAGACCTCTATTATTATGCACTAACAAAAAATGTAACCTATGTGAAAATGGAACATTAAAATGCCCTTTAAATATAAATCCGGGATGTGGTTTCTGCTCTGTCCCTTCTGTCTTTGGATATGCAAGAAGTAGGGATGAGGAAGATATATTAAAAGAAGTTGAGGCATTATTAAAGGAAGGAGTCAATAGAATTGTTTTATCAGCCCCAGATTTTTTAGATTATAAAAGAGGAGAGAAATTAATAAACCCTTATTTTCCAGAACCAAATTATGAAGCAATTGAATCTTTATTATCAAAGTGTAAAGATTTAGCTGATAAATATAACGCAAACGTATTAATTGAGAATATAAAAGCAAATTTGTTTAATGAGAAAGTGGCAGAGATATTTAGCAAATATCTAAAAACCCCAATTTATATTGGTTGTGAGAGTGGGGATAAAAATCACTGCAAACTATTAGGAAGACCTACGACACCAGATGATGTTTTAAAAGCTGTAAAGATAGCAAAAAAATACAATTTAAAGGCACAGGTTTATTTTATCTATGGATTGCCAGGAGAAAATGAAGAGACAGCAAAAAACACAGTTAATTTTATGCATAAGATTAAAAATTATATTGATAAAATAACCGTCTATAAATTTAGACCCCTTCCAATGTCTGCATTTCAAAACTTTAAACCAAATATTACGAAATATTCTCTACTAATTAGGGAAACAGCCAATAAAATAAATTTAGAGATAAAGAAAAAATATATTGGAAGAGTTTTAGAGGTTATAATATCAGAGAGACACTTTAGAAATAAAAGAGATGCTATTGGCTATCTTCCAGATAGTGGGTTGATGGTTGTTGTTAAAGATGGAGCTAAATTTATTGGAAAAACAAAGAAAGTTAAAATAATTAAAGCTTATGAAAAGTATTTAGAAGGAAGAATTTTAAAAACTTGGCTATGTAAATATTAA
- a CDS encoding sugar phosphate isomerase/epimerase family protein — MKLGVSTSLFLDTDKNLSDALEILEERVKYVELGCDGNLNVMSDGNIELAQSYDLKYTLHCPITDLNLSSYRERIRKVSLDFVRDVLEVAIKVDAKLIVLHPGYCVFKYDYEKALNSLIKSLNDLNNIQEEFGVQITIENMPSYDMFMFRNPDKEIIENLGELKITLDIGHSFLNKNIENFLKISDKIAHIHIHDNNGEFDEHLCIGKGKINFNNFKKDLKKINAIKMIELQNKSIDDLDLCIDNLKEILR, encoded by the coding sequence ATGAAACTGGGAGTATCAACAAGTTTATTTTTAGATACTGATAAAAACTTATCTGATGCTCTTGAAATTTTAGAGGAGAGGGTTAAATATGTTGAATTAGGATGCGATGGAAATTTAAATGTAATGTCTGACGGAAATATTGAATTAGCTCAATCTTATGATTTAAAATATACTCTACACTGCCCTATAACTGATTTAAATTTATCTTCTTATAGAGAGAGGATAAGAAAGGTTAGCTTAGATTTTGTTAGAGATGTCTTAGAAGTGGCTATAAAAGTTGATGCCAAATTAATAGTCTTACATCCTGGTTATTGTGTTTTTAAATATGATTATGAAAAGGCATTAAACTCATTAATAAAGAGCTTAAACGATTTAAACAACATCCAAGAAGAATTTGGCGTTCAGATAACTATTGAAAATATGCCATCTTACGATATGTTCATGTTCAGAAACCCAGATAAAGAGATTATTGAAAATTTAGGGGAGTTGAAAATTACATTAGATATTGGACACTCTTTTTTAAACAAAAATATTGAGAATTTTTTAAAAATCTCTGATAAAATAGCTCATATCCACATTCATGATAACAACGGAGAGTTCGATGAACATCTATGCATTGGCAAAGGAAAAATTAACTTTAATAATTTTAAAAAAGATTTAAAAAAGATTAATGCCATAAAGATGATAGAGTTGCAGAATAAAAGCATTGATGATTTAGACTTATGTATAGATAATTTAAAAGAGATTTTGAGGTAA
- a CDS encoding CheF family chemotaxis protein: protein MIDKSSEIARFSGKGILITPKTLEKPLLKWEKLEIILYKDKIVFEFVDKTIEVGVEDIEDVGAELPKKVIDIAKSTLEDITYHSSIIIKSKEFGNVMVGFAPETSIYGKAPIDNFLRKLFYILLNKKEVKILYNAGENSENTKWENGFLTFIKKRIKDGLVTKIEYRLVVEILDNEDSKIYDIFSNIKDVEIEEKDVDGEIEPVLKILQVKDGKDIISYLYTKDKKVRLFILRYMVILLDYKYIGILRYLQETVE from the coding sequence ATGATAGACAAATCCTCAGAAATTGCAAGATTTTCAGGTAAAGGGATATTAATTACCCCAAAAACTTTAGAAAAACCATTGTTAAAGTGGGAAAAACTGGAAATAATACTTTATAAAGATAAAATTGTATTTGAATTTGTAGATAAGACAATTGAAGTGGGGGTAGAAGATATTGAAGACGTGGGGGCAGAGTTACCAAAAAAAGTCATTGATATTGCTAAATCCACATTGGAAGACATCACTTACCACTCATCAATAATCATCAAATCTAAAGAGTTTGGTAATGTAATGGTGGGGTTTGCACCAGAGACATCAATCTATGGAAAAGCTCCTATAGACAATTTCTTAAGAAAACTGTTCTATATCCTGTTAAATAAAAAAGAAGTAAAGATATTGTATAACGCTGGAGAAAATAGTGAAAATACTAAATGGGAGAATGGATTTTTAACATTTATTAAAAAACGTATTAAGGATGGGTTAGTAACAAAGATAGAATACAGATTAGTTGTTGAGATATTAGACAATGAGGATTCTAAAATATACGATATATTTAGCAATATAAAAGATGTTGAAATAGAAGAAAAAGATGTGGATGGAGAAATAGAACCTGTGTTAAAGATACTGCAGGTAAAAGATGGAAAAGATATAATATCCTACCTCTACACTAAGGATAAAAAGGTGAGATTATTTATACTTAGATACATGGTAATACTGCTGGATTACAAATATATTGGAATTTTACGTTATCTTCAGGAAACGGTGGAATAG
- a CDS encoding cupin domain-containing protein — MKIIKTEYDKIKPYITKDGSIIRELLHPNIYKGVKQSLAEAIVPVGSKTLLHKHYTSEEIYYILEGRGLMTLDNEKFEVKKGDTIYIPPKTPHKIENIGNVPLKILCCSYPPYSHEDTEILE, encoded by the coding sequence ATGAAAATAATAAAAACTGAATATGACAAAATTAAGCCTTATATTACTAAAGATGGCTCAATAATTAGAGAATTACTGCATCCAAACATCTATAAAGGTGTAAAACAAAGTTTAGCAGAAGCTATAGTTCCAGTCGGCTCTAAAACTTTATTACATAAACATTACACATCTGAAGAGATATATTATATCTTAGAAGGAAGAGGGTTAATGACTTTAGATAATGAAAAATTTGAAGTTAAAAAAGGAGATACTATATATATCCCTCCAAAAACTCCCCATAAGATTGAAAATATAGGTAATGTCCCTTTAAAGATATTGTGCTGTAGTTATCCTCCATATTCTCATGAAGATACAGAAATATTAGAATGA
- the guaB gene encoding IMP dehydrogenase, giving the protein MFLKKLIEAKKAYTFDDVLLVPNASWVEPKDTDVSTDLAGLKLNIPIVSAAMDTVTEKEMAIALARLGGLGVIHRNMSIEEQVHQVQAVKKADEVVIKDVITVSPDDTVGEAINVMETYSISGLPVVDNEDKLVGIITHRDVKAIEDKTKKVKDVMTKDVVCAKEDVEEEEALELMYANRVERLPIVDDENRLIGIITLRDILKRRKYPQAARDKKGRLLVAAACGPHDFERAKALIEAEVDAIAIDCAHAHNMRVVENVKKFKEMLEGTDIKLIVGNIATKEAAEDLIKAGADVLKVGIGPGSICTTRVVAGVGVPQLTAVAEVADVAKEHNVPIIADGGIRYSGDIAKAIAAGADAVMLGSLLAGTDEAPGQLMVINGRKYKQYRGMGSLGAMTGGVGAGADRYFQAPAKSHMKHVKLVPEGVEGAVPYKGPVSEVVFQLIGGLRASMGYCGAKNLKEMQEKARFVIITPSGQVESHPHDIIITNEAPNYPLGK; this is encoded by the coding sequence TTGTTTTTAAAAAAACTAATTGAGGCAAAGAAGGCATATACTTTTGATGATGTTTTATTAGTTCCAAATGCCTCATGGGTAGAGCCAAAGGATACTGATGTTTCTACAGACTTAGCGGGTTTAAAGTTAAACATCCCTATAGTTTCTGCGGCAATGGATACAGTAACAGAAAAAGAGATGGCTATTGCTTTAGCAAGATTAGGAGGTTTAGGAGTTATACATAGAAACATGTCCATAGAGGAACAAGTTCATCAAGTTCAGGCAGTTAAAAAAGCTGATGAAGTAGTTATTAAGGATGTTATCACCGTATCTCCAGATGATACTGTTGGAGAGGCAATAAATGTAATGGAAACATACTCCATCAGCGGATTACCAGTTGTTGATAATGAAGATAAATTAGTTGGGATTATAACACACAGAGATGTTAAAGCCATTGAAGATAAAACAAAGAAGGTTAAAGATGTAATGACTAAAGATGTCGTTTGTGCTAAGGAAGATGTTGAAGAAGAGGAAGCTTTAGAGTTGATGTATGCAAATAGGGTTGAAAGATTACCTATAGTTGATGATGAAAATAGACTAATTGGTATTATAACCTTGAGAGATATTTTAAAGAGAAGAAAGTATCCTCAAGCTGCAAGGGATAAAAAAGGTAGATTGTTAGTTGCTGCTGCCTGCGGACCACATGACTTTGAGAGGGCTAAGGCATTGATTGAAGCAGAGGTTGATGCCATTGCCATTGACTGTGCTCATGCCCACAACATGAGGGTTGTTGAAAATGTAAAGAAATTTAAAGAGATGTTAGAAGGGACTGACATAAAATTAATAGTTGGGAATATAGCAACTAAAGAAGCGGCAGAGGATTTAATTAAAGCTGGAGCAGACGTTTTAAAAGTTGGAATAGGGCCAGGTTCAATCTGCACAACAAGAGTTGTTGCTGGAGTAGGAGTTCCTCAATTAACAGCCGTTGCTGAAGTGGCTGATGTTGCTAAAGAACATAACGTTCCAATTATAGCAGATGGAGGAATAAGATACAGTGGAGATATTGCCAAAGCTATAGCAGCTGGAGCAGATGCGGTTATGCTTGGCTCACTGTTAGCTGGAACTGATGAAGCTCCTGGGCAGTTAATGGTTATCAATGGAAGGAAGTACAAGCAGTATAGAGGAATGGGGTCATTAGGAGCAATGACAGGAGGAGTTGGAGCTGGGGCTGATAGATACTTCCAAGCACCAGCAAAAAGCCACATGAAACATGTAAAATTAGTTCCTGAGGGTGTTGAGGGAGCTGTTCCTTATAAAGGGCCTGTAAGTGAAGTAGTATTCCAATTAATTGGTGGTTTGAGAGCTTCAATGGGATACTGTGGAGCTAAAAACCTAAAAGAAATGCAAGAAAAGGCAAGATTCGTAATAATAACACCAAGTGGGCAAGTTGAAAGTCATCCTCACGATATAATTATAACTAACGAAGCTCCGAATTATCCACTGGGTAAATAA